The following are from one region of the Paenalkalicoccus suaedae genome:
- a CDS encoding NAD-dependent epimerase/dehydratase family protein: MGRNVLVLGGTRFFGKRLVQALVENGDKVTVATRGETPVSSGVSHVKVDRFNSESMQKAFTDTKWDLVYDQICFAPNDAKDAIEVFKGNVSRYILTSTLSTYAFNDKPNKVEKDFDPFAYPITYGRKEDFDYGEGKRLAEAVFFQEAPFDVVAIRPPVVLGLDDYTERLHYHIRKVANNEPIGFSEPDSNVSFVDSAELAAFLLWCGDQSFTGPVNASSRDQLSLTDLLTLIENTVDKKARVEEPGDDVESSPLNFPASYYQDVALAASYGFEFSQLESWLPKLISDIAREENLVKD, encoded by the coding sequence ATGGGTAGAAACGTATTAGTTTTAGGTGGCACACGTTTTTTCGGTAAAAGACTAGTTCAAGCTTTGGTAGAGAATGGTGATAAGGTAACTGTTGCAACAAGAGGGGAAACACCAGTCTCAAGTGGTGTATCACATGTGAAGGTAGATCGATTTAATTCGGAATCCATGCAAAAGGCATTTACAGACACGAAGTGGGACCTTGTCTATGACCAAATTTGCTTTGCTCCAAATGATGCCAAAGATGCAATCGAGGTTTTTAAAGGGAATGTGTCGAGGTATATTCTCACATCAACGTTATCTACATATGCGTTTAACGACAAGCCAAATAAAGTGGAGAAGGATTTTGATCCGTTTGCTTATCCAATTACATATGGTCGTAAGGAAGATTTCGATTATGGAGAGGGCAAGCGTTTAGCGGAAGCGGTGTTCTTTCAGGAGGCACCATTTGACGTTGTTGCCATAAGACCGCCTGTTGTTCTTGGGCTAGATGATTATACGGAGCGACTTCACTATCACATTCGTAAGGTTGCAAATAATGAACCCATCGGATTTTCGGAGCCAGATTCTAACGTGTCCTTCGTTGATTCGGCTGAGCTAGCAGCATTTCTCTTATGGTGCGGCGATCAGTCCTTCACAGGTCCAGTGAATGCGTCATCTCGAGATCAACTATCCTTAACAGACCTTCTTACGTTGATCGAAAATACAGTTGATAAAAAAGCTAGAGTAGAGGAGCCAGGTGATGATGTGGAGTCATCGCCACTAAATTTCCCGGCGTCTTATTATCAAGATGTTGCATTAGCTGCTTCCTATGGCTTTGAGTTTTCACAATTAGAGTCTTGGCTGCCTAAATTAATTTCAGACATTGCTCGAGAAGAGAATCTAGTAAAGGATTAA
- a CDS encoding ABC transporter permease subunit: MFEKALWYQNFKQSRMMIWILFTIFVLQMPVQTIFTLQAWRERSIEAENTFGYTFEIGSFEVSSIFFYPGLYNVIIALIITVLAALMIGLERNTRRNDFTFALPYSRKSLFLAKWALGMTAILGSFIVNFIIAYLLIYFSSFSYALDLVSLTEIFVAPLIAFAMFYSFALFIGTISGEMISQIVLTFIFGFFPLGFSTLVYDFFLTNNIATILPSINYWNWIEYITPLYSVVGANLSLIGFLINGILTVLFTVGGIYLYQENKIEHNGEFLIFKRLTIVFLIGITLCFSLLGGLFISAFAPWGSTFLRIIAYWIGFLTFLLFSLILSRKILSMNLLFRGKAS; this comes from the coding sequence ATGTTTGAAAAAGCTCTCTGGTATCAAAACTTTAAACAATCTCGGATGATGATATGGATTCTATTTACTATATTTGTCCTGCAGATGCCGGTACAGACGATTTTTACGCTTCAAGCTTGGAGAGAGCGCTCTATCGAAGCTGAAAATACATTTGGCTATACATTTGAAATAGGTTCTTTTGAAGTAAGTAGTATTTTTTTCTATCCTGGACTTTACAATGTGATCATCGCATTAATTATAACCGTTCTTGCAGCGCTCATGATTGGATTAGAGCGCAACACGCGACGTAACGACTTTACGTTCGCTCTCCCTTATTCACGTAAAAGTCTCTTCCTTGCTAAATGGGCGCTAGGTATGACAGCTATTTTAGGGAGCTTTATCGTCAACTTTATTATTGCGTACTTATTAATCTATTTCTCTTCCTTCTCGTACGCACTAGATTTAGTATCTTTAACAGAAATTTTTGTAGCACCTTTGATTGCTTTCGCTATGTTCTATTCGTTTGCTCTATTTATCGGTACAATTTCTGGTGAAATGATTTCGCAGATTGTTCTGACGTTTATTTTTGGGTTCTTTCCGCTAGGGTTTTCTACCCTCGTTTATGACTTTTTTTTAACGAATAATATAGCAACGATATTGCCCTCTATTAATTACTGGAACTGGATAGAATATATAACCCCCTTATATTCAGTAGTTGGAGCCAATCTAAGTCTTATCGGCTTTTTGATTAATGGGATATTAACTGTGCTATTTACTGTTGGTGGTATCTACTTATATCAAGAAAATAAAATCGAACACAACGGCGAATTTTTAATTTTTAAACGCCTTACCATCGTTTTCCTAATCGGTATTACACTTTGTTTCTCCTTACTAGGCGGATTATTTATCTCAGCATTTGCACCTTGGGGATCCACATTCCTTCGCATCATTGCCTACTGGATTGGATTTTTAACCTTCCTTCTTTTCTCTTTAATCTTATCGAGGAAAATTCTGTCCATGAACCTCTTGTTTAGAGGAAAAGCCTCTTAA
- a CDS encoding ABC transporter ATP-binding protein yields the protein MKVQHLSKIIHNKEILKDIEFEVETGNIIGIVGRNGAGKTTLLRTMAGILSPTKGDVLVEDKSIFEQHKLKEQILFVPDSSEALKNYSTKEILKLYKAIYPNFDTDYFHALMGKFALPQVSKIGTYSKGMKALFSIIIAFATKAHYILLDEPTDGLDVIVKKQVLQLLVEEVADKERSVIISSHRLDELEFMANDIIMIKDGRVDTHYELDALKSQYIKAQVVFEADMPDELHEHVTIVAQTGRVYTILLDRQNEVASNAIHSHSPLLFEELSLSLEDIFVAKLGGESDV from the coding sequence ATGAAGGTCCAGCATCTCTCAAAGATCATTCATAATAAAGAGATTTTAAAAGATATCGAATTTGAAGTAGAGACCGGCAATATAATCGGAATCGTAGGACGTAACGGTGCAGGTAAAACGACACTACTTCGCACGATGGCTGGCATCCTCTCTCCTACTAAAGGTGATGTCTTGGTCGAGGATAAAAGTATTTTTGAACAACATAAGTTAAAGGAGCAAATTTTATTTGTACCTGACTCCTCGGAGGCATTAAAAAACTACAGTACGAAGGAAATTTTAAAGCTCTATAAAGCTATTTATCCTAACTTCGATACGGATTATTTTCATGCACTTATGGGAAAATTTGCGTTACCACAAGTATCAAAAATTGGTACGTATTCAAAAGGAATGAAGGCACTCTTCTCCATTATTATTGCGTTTGCAACAAAAGCTCACTATATTCTCTTAGATGAGCCTACTGATGGACTCGATGTCATTGTTAAAAAACAAGTGCTTCAGCTATTAGTGGAAGAAGTTGCGGATAAAGAGCGTTCTGTCATCATCTCCTCGCACCGCTTAGATGAACTAGAGTTTATGGCAAACGACATCATTATGATCAAGGATGGTCGCGTCGACACACATTACGAGCTCGATGCTCTCAAGTCGCAATATATTAAAGCTCAGGTTGTCTTTGAAGCTGACATGCCAGACGAGCTTCACGAGCATGTAACAATCGTTGCTCAAACAGGCCGTGTGTATACGATATTATTAGATCGTCAAAATGAAGTAGCATCTAACGCTATACATTCCCACAGTCCGCTTCTTTTCGAAGAACTCTCCCTATCCTTAGAGGATATCTTTGTCGCAAAGCTTGGAGGTGAAAGCGATGTTTGA
- a CDS encoding GntR family transcriptional regulator encodes MFFQIDPRSNTPLYEQIIQQVKEMCMKGVLKPDEKLPSVRELSAQMVINPNTVSKAYQELERQGIIHTLRGRGTFISQDVPTYSDPRRIQEMKQSLKQMIVDARYAGLSKQEILTWLEEFYEEMEGNSDEGPASLKDHS; translated from the coding sequence ATGTTCTTTCAAATAGATCCGAGATCCAACACTCCCTTATACGAGCAGATCATTCAGCAAGTTAAAGAGATGTGTATGAAGGGTGTGTTAAAGCCGGATGAAAAACTCCCGTCTGTGCGCGAACTATCTGCGCAGATGGTCATAAATCCAAATACCGTCAGCAAAGCCTACCAGGAGCTAGAGCGCCAGGGAATCATACACACATTGCGTGGGCGAGGAACATTTATTTCTCAGGATGTCCCAACTTATTCCGATCCGAGGAGGATTCAAGAAATGAAGCAGTCGCTCAAACAAATGATCGTAGATGCCAGGTACGCTGGCTTATCAAAACAAGAAATTCTCACGTGGCTAGAGGAATTTTATGAGGAAATGGAGGGGAACAGCGATGAAGGTCCAGCATCTCTCAAAGATCATTCATAA
- a CDS encoding DUF368 domain-containing protein — protein sequence MIGVIVRGIAIGVTETVPGISGSTVAMILGIYKRMLYSLSMLTTKRYKEVLPFLLTFGLGMVIGFGVALFTIDFLLQHFRTPTLLFFVGVILGFLPYLWKEAVEESTLSFAAKHYMIMVIFFSIVIIGQFLGGGNDLQIDSLSTADYVYMFVAGALASCALVLPGISGALTLTILGLYELATRSLIELHLPVVIPIGLGVVCGVLLISKLVRYLLRSYPTETYAAIIGLVAASIFAILANIEGALTPALIVSSVLTCLLGIVTVTLLAKTQ from the coding sequence ATGATTGGAGTTATTGTCAGGGGAATCGCAATTGGAGTCACGGAAACTGTACCAGGAATTAGTGGCAGCACAGTTGCGATGATTTTAGGAATATATAAACGAATGCTTTATTCGTTAAGTATGCTGACGACAAAGCGTTATAAGGAAGTACTACCTTTCTTACTTACGTTTGGGTTAGGAATGGTAATCGGTTTTGGGGTCGCTCTGTTTACGATTGATTTTTTACTTCAACACTTTAGAACCCCTACACTATTGTTTTTTGTTGGTGTCATTTTAGGGTTCTTACCATACTTATGGAAAGAAGCTGTGGAAGAGTCTACCTTATCCTTCGCAGCAAAGCACTATATGATAATGGTTATATTTTTTTCTATTGTCATTATCGGTCAGTTTTTAGGTGGAGGAAACGACTTACAAATCGATTCACTCTCAACTGCTGACTATGTGTATATGTTTGTAGCTGGGGCGTTAGCAAGCTGTGCTCTTGTACTACCTGGGATTAGCGGAGCATTAACATTAACGATACTTGGCTTGTATGAGCTGGCAACTAGATCGCTAATTGAGCTCCATCTTCCGGTTGTGATTCCTATAGGTTTAGGAGTTGTATGTGGGGTCTTACTAATTAGTAAGCTAGTTCGTTATTTGCTTCGATCTTATCCTACTGAGACGTATGCAGCTATCATTGGGTTAGTTGCAGCATCCATATTTGCTATTTTAGCTAATATAGAAGGCGCACTAACGCCTGCACTAATCGTAAGCTCCGTGCTAACATGTTTGCTTGGAATCGTGACAGTCACGTTGTTAGCTAAAACACAATAG
- the treP gene encoding PTS system trehalose-specific EIIBC component, with the protein MGKYDQQVQDILEAIGGEENVDKATHCVTRLRFSLKDESIVDTDKLENIDIVKGSFSTNGQFQVIIGQGTVDQVYRELIAATSISESSKQDVKNASSQKMNPFQRAIKTLADIFIPILPAIVTAGLLLGLNNILTGPGIFNDELSLIEMYPQWEGLAEMINIIASAAFAFLPALIGWSAVKRFGGSDLLGIVLGLILVHPDLLNAWGYAEASEAGEVPVWNLFGLQVEAIGYQGQVLPVLVASFVLAKIELWLRNRVPDAIQLLVVAPVALLVTGLITFIVIGPITFAIGNGITAGFEWMFSVIPTIGGLVYGLLYAPLVVTGMHHAFLAIDIQLTGTGDGTPLWPILALSNIAQGSAALAMLFLVKNENTKGLAGSSALSAYLGVTEPAMFGVNIRYKFPFIAAIISASIAGAFIAYNGVIATSIGVGGLPGILSIVPGFWFSFFLGMIVAFVLPIILTLLYGKLVVREKL; encoded by the coding sequence ATGGGTAAGTACGATCAGCAAGTCCAGGATATTCTCGAAGCCATTGGTGGCGAAGAGAATGTCGACAAAGCCACGCATTGTGTAACTAGACTCCGGTTTTCTTTAAAGGATGAGAGCATTGTCGATACTGATAAACTAGAAAATATCGATATCGTAAAAGGCTCCTTCTCAACGAACGGACAGTTTCAGGTCATTATTGGTCAAGGTACAGTCGACCAAGTCTACAGAGAGTTAATTGCAGCAACATCTATTTCAGAGTCATCTAAGCAAGATGTAAAGAATGCATCATCTCAAAAGATGAATCCATTCCAACGAGCTATTAAAACGTTAGCAGACATTTTCATTCCTATTTTACCGGCCATTGTAACCGCAGGTTTACTGCTAGGACTTAACAATATTTTAACTGGTCCTGGAATTTTCAACGATGAACTATCATTAATTGAAATGTACCCACAGTGGGAAGGTCTCGCTGAAATGATTAACATCATTGCCAGCGCCGCATTCGCGTTTCTACCCGCATTAATAGGTTGGTCGGCAGTGAAACGATTTGGCGGTAGTGATTTACTCGGTATCGTCCTCGGTTTAATTCTCGTTCATCCGGACCTATTGAACGCTTGGGGATACGCAGAGGCATCTGAAGCGGGTGAGGTCCCAGTTTGGAACCTATTCGGCTTACAAGTCGAAGCAATCGGTTATCAAGGTCAAGTATTACCAGTACTTGTGGCATCGTTTGTATTAGCCAAAATTGAACTATGGTTACGCAATCGTGTACCTGATGCTATTCAACTATTAGTTGTTGCACCAGTTGCACTATTAGTAACAGGTTTAATCACGTTTATTGTAATCGGCCCAATCACATTTGCTATCGGTAACGGTATCACAGCAGGATTTGAGTGGATGTTTAGCGTTATTCCGACAATCGGTGGTCTCGTTTACGGACTTCTTTATGCGCCGCTTGTTGTAACAGGTATGCACCACGCATTCCTAGCAATTGATATTCAGCTTACAGGAACAGGTGACGGCACACCGCTATGGCCAATTCTAGCGCTATCGAATATTGCACAAGGGTCTGCTGCATTAGCTATGCTATTCCTCGTTAAAAACGAGAATACAAAAGGTCTTGCAGGATCATCTGCACTATCTGCTTACCTTGGGGTAACGGAGCCCGCGATGTTTGGTGTAAACATTCGCTACAAGTTCCCGTTTATTGCAGCTATCATTAGTGCGTCCATCGCCGGTGCCTTTATCGCTTATAACGGCGTTATCGCAACATCCATCGGTGTCGGCGGACTACCAGGTATTCTTTCTATCGTCCCAGGCTTCTGGTTCTCCTTCTTCCTAGGAATGATCGTCGCCTTCGTATTACCAATTATCCTTACACTTCTTTACGGCAAACTCGTTGTTCGTGAAAAGCTATAG